From a single Apium graveolens cultivar Ventura chromosome 2, ASM990537v1, whole genome shotgun sequence genomic region:
- the LOC141708779 gene encoding putative lipase YDR444W, with product MSLTTYSPIRLPTARPSLLGPHLSFFNPVRPGLTTTRRSYQSVLAQTDNNMEFIRKLSSSYFMDRSSKEQNGGLESVSGGRDVFDPNSDVQPDHLVIMVNGIIGSSEDWRYAAEQFVKKLYGKVVVHRSECNSLRLTFDGVDRMGERLSEEVLDVVTQWPEVNKISFVAHSLGGLVARYAVGRLYQHHGAKIAGLEPINFITVATPHLGSGGNKQLPFLGGLPFLEKQASQTAHLIAGRSGKHLFLTDKDDDRPLLLQMVYDLDDLKFISGLRSFKRRVAYANANYDHVVGWRTSSIRRQHELPQTDLLVGDEKYPHIVHINRETTENIQRGASSTVNKISTQTDDVEEEMIRGLSQVPWERIDVSFGKSRQRYVAHSTIQVKSYWLNSDGADVVLHMIDNFHL from the exons ATGTCCCTGACTACTTATTCTCCGATAAGGCTCCCTACTGCAAGACCATCACTACTTGGGCCTCACTTGTCTTTTTTCAATCCAGTAAGGCCTGGATTAACAACAACTAGAAGAAGCTACCAATCAGTATTGGCCCAGACTGATAATAATATGGAGTTTATTCGTAAGCTAAGTAGCAGTTACTTTATGGATCGGTCCAGTAAGGAGCAGAACGGTGGACTCGAGTCTGTTTCTGGCGGCCGAGATGTTTTTGACCCGAATTCCGATGTACAACCCGATCATCTTGTCATCATGGTCAATGGCATTATTGGAAG TtctgaagattggagatatgcAGCTGAGCAATTTGTAAAGAAGCTCTATGGCAAAGTTGTAGTTCATC GCAGCGAGTGCAATTCGTTAAGGTTGACTTTTGATGGTGTAGACCGAATGGGGGAGAGATTATCTGAAGAG GTATTGGACGTTGTCACACAATGGCCTGAAGTAAACAAGATATCCTTTGTAGCTCACTCGTTGGGCGGTCTTGTTGCGAGGTATGCTGTAGGGAGGCTCTATCAGCATCACGGAGCTAAAATTGCTGGATTGGAACCTATAAATTTTATAACAGTAGCAACACCACATCTTGGTTCTGGGGGAAATAAACAG CTTCCATTTCTTGGTGGTCTTCCTTTTCTTGAGAAACAAGCCTCTCAAACTGCACACCTGATAGCTGGAAGATCAGGGAAGCATCTTTTTCTAACTGATAAAGATGATGACAGGCCTCTCCTCCTCCAAATGGTTTATGACCTTGATGatcttaaattcat ATCAGGTTTGCGGTCTTTCAAACGTCGTGTGGCATATGCAAATGCAAACTATGACC ACGTGGTTGGGTGGAGAACATCATCAATTCGACGTCAGCATGAACTTCCACAG ACGGATCTTCTTGTCGGAGATGAGAAGTACCCACATATAGTACATATCAACCGAGAAACAACTGAAAATATCCAGAGGGGGGCATCATCCACAGTCAACAAAATCAGCACACAGACAGATGACGTAGAAG AGGAGATGATCAGAGGTCTTTCTCAAGTACCTTGGGAACGTATAGATGTTAGCTTTGGTAAGAGTAGGCAAAGATATGTTGCACACAGCACCATTCAG GTTAAAAGCTACTGGTTAAATTCTGATGGCGCTGACGTGGTTCTCCATATGATAGATAACTTCCATCTTTAG
- the LOC141708780 gene encoding xylose isomerase, translating to MKKMMKSAVLLLFFVGVFVIPFRVIAVGPPTCPADGSSGCGDSDEWEGEFFPGIPKIKYEGPSTKNHLAFKWYNSNEEILGKTMKDWMRFSVAFWHTFRGTGGDPFGAPTKVWPWEDGTNSISMAKRRMRANFEFLEKLGVDRWCFHDRDIAPDGKTLEESNANLDEVVALAKELQGTKIRPLWGTAQLFLHPRYMHGAATSPELSVYAYGAAQVKKAMEVTHYLGGENFVFWGGREGYQSLLNTDMEKELNHMARFLEAAVAYKKKIGFNGTLLIEPKPQEPTKHQYDWDAATSANFLRKYGLVDEFKLNIECNHATLSGHSCHHELETARINGLLGNVDANTGDPQTGWDTDQFLMDIGEATLVMLSVVRNGGLSPGGFNFDAKLRRESTDVEDLFIAHIAGMDTLARGLRNVAKIIEDGSLSELVRKRYQSFDTEIGAQIEAGKADFEYLERKVLEFGEPRVPSAKQELAEMIFQSAL from the exons atgaaaaagatgatgaaAAGTGCTGTTTTGTTACTGTTTTTTGTGGGGGTTTTTGTGATCCCTTTTAGAGTG ATTGCTGTTGGTCCACCTACCTGTCCTGCTGATGGTAGTAGTGGATGTGGTGATTCAGATGAATGGGAAGGGGAGTTTTTTCCGGGAATTCCGAAGATTAAGTATGAG GGGCCTTCCACCAAGAATCATTTGGCATTTAAATGGTATAATTCCAATGAAGAGATTTTGGGGAAAACAATGAAG GACTGGATGCGATTCAGTGTTGCATTTTGGCACACATTTCGTGGGACTGGAGGTGATCCATTTGGCGCACCTACAAAAGTGTGGCCATGGGAAGATGGTACTAACTCCATCTCTATGGCAAAGAGGAGAA TGAGAGCAAACTTTGAGTTCTTGGAGAAGCTTGGAGTAGACAGGTGGTGCTTCCATGATAGAGATATTGCGCCTGATGGTAAAACACTGGAG GAATCCAATGCAAATCTAGATGAAGTTGTAGCTCTTGCAAAGGAGCTTCAG GGTACAAAAATCCGTCCTCTGTGGGGCACAGCTCAGTTGTTCTTGCATCCTCGCTACATGCATGGTGCTGCTACAAG CCCTGAATTGAGCGTCTATGCATATGGTGCTGCCCAGGTTAAAAAAGCTATGGAG GTCACACATTATCTGGGGGGAGAAAATTTTGTTTTTTGGGGTGGTCGGGAGGGTTATCAATCTCTCTTGAATACTGATATGGAAAAGGAGCTGAATCATATG GCTAGATTTTTGGAAGCTGCTGTTGCCTACAAGAAAAAAATAGGATTTAATG GGACACTTCTCATTGAACCGAAGCCCCAAGAGCCTACCAAACACCA GTATGACTGGGATGCTGCAACTTCAGCGAATTTCTTGCGCAAATATGGCCTTGTTG ATGAATTTAAACTGAACATCGAGTGCAACCACGCCACCCTTTCAGGTCACAG CTGCCATCACGAGCTTGAAACAGCACGGATAAATGGTTTGCTGGGAAACGTTGATGCTAATACTGGCGATCCTCAGACTG GTTGGGATACAGATCAATTTTTAATGGATATAGGTGAAGCTACGTTGGTTATGCTCAGCGTTGTTAGAAAT GGAGGACTCTCACCAGGAGGGTTCAATTTTGATGCCAAATT GCGAAGAGAAAGCACAGACGTTGAGGACTTGTTTATTGCTCATATTGCTGGTATGGATACCCTGGCCCGTGGTCTGCGAAATGTTGCTAAGATCATTGAG GATGGTTCTTTGTCTGAGCTAGTTCGTAAGAGATATCAGAGCTTTGACACTGAAATTGGAGCTCAGATAGAG GCCGGAAAAGCTGATTTTGAGTATCTTGAGCGAAAGGTCCTGGAGTTTGGAGAACCCAGAGTTCCTTCTGCTAAGCAG GAACTAGCAGAGATGATTTTCCAGTCTGCACTGTAA